In Clarias gariepinus isolate MV-2021 ecotype Netherlands chromosome 1, CGAR_prim_01v2, whole genome shotgun sequence, one DNA window encodes the following:
- the LOC128524666 gene encoding butyrophilin subfamily 1 member A1-like isoform X1, which translates to MHLKISMMAVCVTLLIFNSFMEYQTEQLKLVGPEASLYAVAGENLVLPCFIKPNTSAVDMTVEWLRIEEMPLLVHRYRNHEDRYEKQTPSYRGRTSLFKEELKKGNASLKLSPVQASDEGKYKCLIEDKSWYDDIIVHIMVEAQGSHPVFRMESYDNSGGVNLVCESRGWRPEPEVLWLNRDGDPLPAEETQIDRDTEGFSVKRRITVHDYSDSNRFYCRLQQKHHMMEAEIIINSKVFEAWKWDVGISVSACLIAVGAIITAVICYKKASVLQREKQEAASELQKMEEYTASELHKVEKYADFLKKKLSLVDVTLDPDTAHPELRVSADGKQVTRGDTRQKNLSKPSLKRFSYYYSVVGKQSFYKRRFYYEVQVRENTWWTLGVMRESVNRKGKITWSPQYGLWTVALSGNQYWAKADPDVRLTLREVEKVGVFVDYEEGLVSFYDVESRSHIYSFTGQSFTEKLYPYFWTWNNKPLIITAVTE; encoded by the exons ATGCATCTTAAAATAA GTATGATGGCTGTTTGTGTGACGCTGCTGATTTTCAACAGCTTTATGGAATATCAAACAG agcAATTAAAGTTGGTTGGTCCAGAAGCGTCTCTTTATGCTGTAGCTGGTGAAAATCTGGTCCTTCCTTGTTTCATCAAACCCAACACCAGTGCTGTGGACATGACAGTGGAGTGGCTGAGGATAGAGGAAATGCCCTTATTAGTGCATCGCTACAGGAATCATGAGGACAGATATGAAAAGCAGACTCCATCATACAGAGGAAGAACATCACTGTTTAAAGAGGAGCTGAAAAAAGGCAACGCTTCACTCAAACTCTCACCTGTCCAAGCCTCTGATGAAGGAAAATATAAATGTCTCATTGAGGACAAATCTTGGTATGATGACATCATTGTTCACATCATGGTCGAGG CTCAGGGAAGCCACCCAGTGTTCAGGATGGAGAGTTATGATAACTCAGGAGGGGTTAATCTAGTGTGTGAGTCCAGAGGCTGGAGACCTGAACCTGAGGTTCTGTGGCTGAACAGAGATGGAGACCCTTTGCCTGCTGAAGAGACACAGATAGACAGAGACACTGAGGGCTTCAGTGTGAAACGCCGCATCACTGTTCATGATTATAGTGACTCCAACAGATTTTACTGCAGACTTCAACAAAAACATCACATGATGGAAGCAGAGATCATCATTAACA GTAAAGTCTTTGAGGCTTGGAAGTGGGACGTTGGCATTTCAGTTTCAGCATGTCTTATTGCTGTTGGAGCTATAATAACTGCAGTTATCTGTTACAAAAAAG CCTCAGTGCTTCAAAGGGAAAAGCAAGAAGCAG CCTCAGAGCTTCAGAAGATGGAGGAATACACAG CCTCAGAGCTTCATAAGGTGGAGAAATACGCAG actttttaaagaagaagcTGTCTTTAG tggatGTGACTCTGGATCCTGATACAGCTCATCCTGAACTCAGAGTGTCTGCTGATGGAAAACAAGTGACACGTGGAGACACACGACAGAAGAATCTCTCTAAACCCTCTCTAAAAAGGTTTAGTTATTATTACAGTGTTGTTGGCAAGCAGAGTTTCTACAAAAGGAGATTTTATTATGAGGTGCAGGTCAGAGAGAACACCTGGTGGACATTAGGCGTGATGAGAGAGAGCGTTAACAGGAAGGGGAAAATTACATGGTCACCTCAGTATGGACTCTGGACTGTGGCACTGTCGGGGAATCAGTACTGGGCTAAAGCTGATCCTGATGTCCGCCTCACACTGAGAGAGGTGGAGAAGGTGGGGGTGTTTGTGGATTATGAGGAGGGTCTGGTCTCCTTTTATGATGTGGAGTCCAGATCTCATATCTACTCTTTCACTGGTCAGTCTTTCACTGAGAAACTCTATCCATACTTCTGGACTTGGAACAATAAACCACTGATCATCACTGCTGTTAccgaataa
- the LOC128524666 gene encoding butyrophilin subfamily 1 member A1-like isoform X2 — protein MMAVCVTLLIFNSFMEYQTEQLKLVGPEASLYAVAGENLVLPCFIKPNTSAVDMTVEWLRIEEMPLLVHRYRNHEDRYEKQTPSYRGRTSLFKEELKKGNASLKLSPVQASDEGKYKCLIEDKSWYDDIIVHIMVEAQGSHPVFRMESYDNSGGVNLVCESRGWRPEPEVLWLNRDGDPLPAEETQIDRDTEGFSVKRRITVHDYSDSNRFYCRLQQKHHMMEAEIIINSKVFEAWKWDVGISVSACLIAVGAIITAVICYKKASVLQREKQEAASELQKMEEYTASELHKVEKYADFLKKKLSLVDVTLDPDTAHPELRVSADGKQVTRGDTRQKNLSKPSLKRFSYYYSVVGKQSFYKRRFYYEVQVRENTWWTLGVMRESVNRKGKITWSPQYGLWTVALSGNQYWAKADPDVRLTLREVEKVGVFVDYEEGLVSFYDVESRSHIYSFTGQSFTEKLYPYFWTWNNKPLIITAVTE, from the exons ATGATGGCTGTTTGTGTGACGCTGCTGATTTTCAACAGCTTTATGGAATATCAAACAG agcAATTAAAGTTGGTTGGTCCAGAAGCGTCTCTTTATGCTGTAGCTGGTGAAAATCTGGTCCTTCCTTGTTTCATCAAACCCAACACCAGTGCTGTGGACATGACAGTGGAGTGGCTGAGGATAGAGGAAATGCCCTTATTAGTGCATCGCTACAGGAATCATGAGGACAGATATGAAAAGCAGACTCCATCATACAGAGGAAGAACATCACTGTTTAAAGAGGAGCTGAAAAAAGGCAACGCTTCACTCAAACTCTCACCTGTCCAAGCCTCTGATGAAGGAAAATATAAATGTCTCATTGAGGACAAATCTTGGTATGATGACATCATTGTTCACATCATGGTCGAGG CTCAGGGAAGCCACCCAGTGTTCAGGATGGAGAGTTATGATAACTCAGGAGGGGTTAATCTAGTGTGTGAGTCCAGAGGCTGGAGACCTGAACCTGAGGTTCTGTGGCTGAACAGAGATGGAGACCCTTTGCCTGCTGAAGAGACACAGATAGACAGAGACACTGAGGGCTTCAGTGTGAAACGCCGCATCACTGTTCATGATTATAGTGACTCCAACAGATTTTACTGCAGACTTCAACAAAAACATCACATGATGGAAGCAGAGATCATCATTAACA GTAAAGTCTTTGAGGCTTGGAAGTGGGACGTTGGCATTTCAGTTTCAGCATGTCTTATTGCTGTTGGAGCTATAATAACTGCAGTTATCTGTTACAAAAAAG CCTCAGTGCTTCAAAGGGAAAAGCAAGAAGCAG CCTCAGAGCTTCAGAAGATGGAGGAATACACAG CCTCAGAGCTTCATAAGGTGGAGAAATACGCAG actttttaaagaagaagcTGTCTTTAG tggatGTGACTCTGGATCCTGATACAGCTCATCCTGAACTCAGAGTGTCTGCTGATGGAAAACAAGTGACACGTGGAGACACACGACAGAAGAATCTCTCTAAACCCTCTCTAAAAAGGTTTAGTTATTATTACAGTGTTGTTGGCAAGCAGAGTTTCTACAAAAGGAGATTTTATTATGAGGTGCAGGTCAGAGAGAACACCTGGTGGACATTAGGCGTGATGAGAGAGAGCGTTAACAGGAAGGGGAAAATTACATGGTCACCTCAGTATGGACTCTGGACTGTGGCACTGTCGGGGAATCAGTACTGGGCTAAAGCTGATCCTGATGTCCGCCTCACACTGAGAGAGGTGGAGAAGGTGGGGGTGTTTGTGGATTATGAGGAGGGTCTGGTCTCCTTTTATGATGTGGAGTCCAGATCTCATATCTACTCTTTCACTGGTCAGTCTTTCACTGAGAAACTCTATCCATACTTCTGGACTTGGAACAATAAACCACTGATCATCACTGCTGTTAccgaataa